A genomic window from Plasmodium reichenowi strain SY57 chromosome 6, whole genome shotgun sequence includes:
- a CDS encoding hypothetical protein (conserved Plasmodium protein, unknown function), producing the protein MHIKKLGIYLDNCNKGYTNIFFLYPYNNYFPLLKKFCTINQFQRPICIDNNKKLYYTFKKNKLHVRNLLTKRDEHEVDNNNNITPLFNNKLIIDKELNSNKIFSHYTKCYIQKESEHILVLCLKKLNEYEKIKDKAKLSVFIYELQNLSKSKISFNILKNIDIINKLFIHINENIQHASSPSLLLSVALSYRNIKLNKYTYFKNVLRAVCNNIKVYKTTKLNKLLRNENNNNNNNNNKESYEYTIELLNKNKKKNKSKQINMLNVYTNNMNNSTLCYILYSYSTLFTISNSYLLYISKYILLNPGNLNYLDILSLLYFLSRNNLKIKKNDLLYYKDIQLNNINKNTTTNTSIDKNEIKISTQDDSYSLCKHKTNINDTKKNKIIINDISALKNINNKYDEYKNTYMKILRTIIYIISKRKMLFENPNILILILYYYFKLNLIPIQIFYKLHFKIKKNIKNIDIKYVSLYLYILSNINFNISYYKFIYKYLTNVFQYRQKEFNILSLSMSFYSLSKNFYFNDQFINVCLNLFLRNAKGLNDILITNIIYTLGRLKIKNDELCDTLCDILSGRMESMSILNLSLIVHNLSKLNYKNDNFYKLCLEKGKELFPIFTAKQLVIFTEGMIMNNIYDYEFIEMFFNKLIKIDNIENKKKTNILNKICFSLILEKQDFIKRFPLSINTMISKHMDYIQKKSFMYIHDEIVNILNYLNVENFEILKEKKPYMFDIYIRNNDSIYIDILSPKEYLHVKKLDISNNHDNNNNNNNNNNDNDNNDNNNDNYYYYKDKQLSAFIELKKRHMSKLNAKYLYFDKTSYLSLDSIDKKIKFIKTFLEKKCSYNFNYINKTKEQQKKDISTLLLFNETQTNYYQNKIEQQTKFIKDKDIMSRYHKKYPIKNKDFYLFLSCAKTENIIKNYHKKKKIKVNYKEPLIKQQQIFVNCDEKLLLHENKTELFKNTFTEYSKAMMSKENNPFYNQYEKERKFLFHKKCHGLSKYEYIDEKTNKIVIKKMS; encoded by the exons atgcatattaaaaaattaggTATATACTTGGATAATTGTAACAAAGGctatacaaatattttttttctgtatccatacaataattattttcctcttttaaaaaaattctgTACAATAAACCAATTTCAAAGACCCATATGTATAGACaataataagaaattatattatacttttaaaaaaaataaattacatGTGCGCAACTTATTAACTAAGAGGGATGAACATGAGgtagataataataataacatcACTCCcctttttaataataaattaattatagataaagaattaaatagtaataaaatattttcgcattatacaaaatgttatatacaaaaagaAAGTGAACATATTTTAGTTTTATGTCTTAAAAAATTGAatgaatatgaaaaaataaaagataaagCAAAACTAAGTGTCTTCATCTATGAATTACAGAATTTAAGCAAGTCGAAaatttcatttaatattttaaaaaatatagatatcataaataaattatttatacacaTTAATGAGAATATTCAACATGCATCATCTccttctttattattatccgTGGCCTTAAGttatagaaatataaaattaaataaatatacctattttaaaaatgtattacGAGCTGtatgtaataatatcaaGGTTTATAAAACGACCAAGTTAAATAAATTACTAAGAAATGaaaacaacaacaacaacaataataataataaagagaGTTATGAATATACAATTGAATTacttaataaaaataaaaaaaaaaataaaagtaaacaaattaatatgctaaatgtatatacaaataatatgaataacaGCAcattatgttatatattatattcctATTCAACTTTATTTACGATATCtaattcttatttattatatatttctaaatatatattgttaaaTCCTGgaaatttaaattatttagatatattgtcacttttatattttttaagtagaaacaatttaaaaataaaaaaaaatgatttactatattataaagatatacaattaaataatataaataaaaatactaCAACTAATACTTCCattgataaaaatgaaattaaaataagCACTCAAGATGATTCCTATTCGTTATGTAAACATAAAACAAACATTAATGataccaaaaaaaataaaataataatcaatGATATATCTGCtctaaaaaatataaataataaatatgatgaatataaaaatacatatatgaaaatattaagaaccataatttatattataagtaaaagaaaaatgcTCTTCGAAAACCCAAATATTTTAAtcttaatattatattattatttcaaaTTGAATTTGATACctatacaaatattttataaacttcattttaaaataaaaaaaaatattaaaaatattgacataaaatatgtatcattgtatttatacattttaagTAATATCAATTTTAATATCAGCTATTATAAATtcatatacaaatatttgACCAATGTGTTTCAGTATAGACAAAAAGAATTTAACATTCTTTCTTTATCCATGTCATTTTATTCACTTTCCaagaatttttattttaatgaCCAGTTTATAAATGTTTGTTTGAATTTATTCTTAAG aAATGCAAAAGGATTAAACGATATTCTCATAAcgaatattatatatacccTTGGAagattaaaaataaaaaatgatgaattATGTGACACATTATGTGATATTCTTTCTGGAAGAATGGAAAGCATGTccattttaaatttaagCTTGATTGTTCATAATTTATCAAAActtaattataaaaatgacaatttttataagtTATGTTTggaaaaaggaaaagaatTGTTTCCAATATTTACAGCAAAACAATTGGTAATTTTTACAGAAGGAATGataatgaataatatttatgacTACGAGTTTATTGAAATGTTTTTCAATAAGCTAATAAAAATAGACAATATtgaaaataagaaaaaaacaaatatattaaataaaatatgttttaGTTTAATTTTAGAAAAGCAagattttataaaaagattTCCTTTATCTATTAACACCATGATATCGAAACATATGGATTATATTCAGAAAAAAAgttttatgtatattcaTGATGAAatagtaaatatattaaattatttgaatgttgaaaattttgaaattttaaaagaaaaaaaaccATATATgtttgatatatatattcgaaataatgatagtatatatatagatatattatcacCGAAGGAATATTTACATGTTAAAAAATTGGACATTTCGAACAATCacgataataataataataataataataataataatgataatgataataatgataataataatgataattattattattataaggATAAACAATTGAGTGCATTTATTGAACTGAAAAAAAGACACATGTCTAAATTGAATgcaaaatatttatactttGACAAAACTAGCTATTTATCTCTAGATAGtatagataaaaaaattaaatttattaaaacctttttggaaaaaaaatgttcatataattttaattatataaataaaacaaaagaacaacaaaaaaaagatataagCACCTTACTACTTTTTAATGAAACACaaacaaattattatcaaaataaGATAGAACAACAAACgaaatttataaaagataaagatATTATGTCACGgtatcataaaaaatatcctattaaaaataaagatttttatttatttctttcttGTGCAAAAActgaaaatataataaaaaattatcataaaaaaaaaaaaattaaagtAAATTATAAGGAACCTTTAATAAAACAACAACAAATATTTGTCAACTGtgatgaaaaattattgttACATGAAAACAAAAcagaattatttaaaaatactTTTACTGAATATTCAAAAGCTATGATGAGCAAAGAAAATAatcctttttataatcAATATGAGAAAGAAAGGAagtttttatttcataaaaaatgtCATGGTTTAAgtaaatatgaatatattgATGAAAAAACTAATAAAATcgtaataaaaaaaatgtctTAA
- a CDS encoding hypothetical protein (conserved Plasmodium protein, unknown function~part of same gene as PRSY57_0617400A.1, PRSY57_0617400A.2~gap found within coding sequence) has product DPMKSVPFDFSYKDATALIDIKNKNTIKCFLKNNNKIFNCYYIEDKTNFLLCIPSNSHVNQALIIFSYPLMLIDLYIDKNDNKKLIVHAYSYNNEENNVDESVITTFNNSEKIFNNNNTYDSNYVNIVRCYSSNNDDNISDENVKIHKNDYILNKYSSAYKKNKTITNVKKEWCVKELNFMKNILKLNFYDTTRSLIVYKEIKSGIQSVNDKYKKKLEEYLDTFN; this is encoded by the exons tGACCCAATGAAATCAGTGCCCTTTGATTTTAGTTACAAAGATGCAACGGCCTTAATagacataaaaaataaaaatacaattaaatgcttcttaaaaaataataacaaaatt ttcaattgttattatatagaaGATAAAAccaattttttattatgcATTCCATCTAATAGTCATGTAAATCAAGCTCTCATAATTTTTAGCTATCCGTTAATGTTAATcgatttatatatagacaaaaatgataataagaAGTTGATAGTTCATGCTTACAGTTATAACAATGAAGAGAATAATGTTGATGAGTCAGTTATCACAACCTTTAATAATTctgaaaaaatatttaataataataatacatatgaCAGTAATTATGTTAATATAGTAAGATGTTATAGTtcaaataatgatgataacaTATCTGATGAAAATGTTaaaattcataaaaatgattatatcctaaataaatatagtTCAGCATATAAGAAGAATAAGAC aATAACAAATGTGAAAAAAGAGTGGTGCGTTAAGGAACTCAATTTTATGAAGAACATTTTGAAGCTCAATTTTTATGATACAACAAGATCTCTTATTGTATAC aaagaaataaaatcaGGTATACAAAGTGTGAACGACAAATACAAAAAGAAGCTGGAAGAATATCTTGATACGTTTAATTAA
- a CDS encoding N-acetylglucosamine transferase (transcript variant 1; alternatively spliced), which yields MSGINYDVKLNECLSVFFPQNIATINPDTKYYLYGFSNDNIYIIVHITDKYIENFKLKKKHEKYSEWKNFRIVGELAFIENFNELNKNMCTTKNEDNNKVNYLYLIYYNNIPIFKKKSGNELNISALFILYDVKKYVYNMVHDHVNTLVLEAFRREDIIKKIKVKEKQNNNDTNKESNIEKDKNEQTKFTDIYDTNSKSDKDIQKNNMKNCDSNNKNSSLFIDPFESDSYEKNNFSNEKCAFQNIDKSKKDKEHIYSENITPSSSNNNNNNDNNNNENDCDKEQLDKYNKDKENKLKLNDKDEYISFNFIEDKLTESFHMNQIIHLINKKCVFTKCLENYENRYFVLKKEEILKKKKKQKKMSIFSYIVSIILFFTYIISLINSCLYYVICTPKLFSEYIFSKKKINTFILIKHKFIFHSEWHNIFRSFMKNKQNPSEYYKYREILLIRIINLIIDIFLGFLIFLLLYFNVINLHFISEKAQIFYGTSTLTSILGTLLQNPLGFKLNNNFTSFIGSILVSILDKWDLFTNIIPVNNSTVLNFVGYTSLLGFSFFLSFVIDYLRFVTAHVTIIYFFLKKICTLFHKNIYSLYLLFNGKKWNILKLRVDTNYYSNEEVLLGTILFTILIFLYPTIFVLVLVFGLIYLIINRIIYLLCVMEKIILYTPFYIFFIQPNCNKYISKGFKFTKYEVGEHELLKRYPNNSYLLLENIHFLFFDKIKLFINIFLYFKNLE from the exons ATGAGTGGTATCAATTATGatgtaaaattaaatgaatgTTTAAGTGTATTTTTCCCTCAAAATATAGCAACAATTAATCCAgatacaaaatattatttatatggtTTTTCAAATgataacatatatattattgtcCACATTACAGATAAATAT ATAGAAAActttaaattaaaaaagaaacatgaaaaatattcagAATGGAAAAATTTCAGAATTGTAGGTGAACTTGCTTTTATTGAGAATTTCaatgaattaaataaaaatatgtgcACTACAAAAAATGAAGACAATAATAAAGTGAATTATCTCTATctcatttattataataatatacctatatttaaaaaaaaaagtggAAATGAACTAAACATAAGTGCgctatttattttatatgatgtAAAAAAGTATGTGTATAATATGGTCCATGATCACGTAAATACATTAGTCCTAGAAGCTTTTAGAAGAGAAgacataataaaaaaaataaaagtaaaagaaaaacaaaataataatgatacaaataaagaaagtaatattgaaaaagataaaaatgaacaaaCCAAATTTACAGATATATATGATACAAATAGTAAGAGTGACAAAGATATacaaaagaataatatgaaaaattgtgatagtaataataaaaatagtaGTTTATTTATTGATCCTTTTGAGAGTGATTCAtatgaaaagaataattttAGTAATGAAAAATGTGCTTTCCAAAATATCgataaatcaaaaaaagataaagaacatatatattctgAAAATATTACTCCtagtagtagtaataataataataataatgataataataataatgaaaatgattGTGATAAGGAACAAttagataaatataataaagataaagaaaataaattaaaattaaatgataaggatgaatatatttctttcaATTTTATTGAAGATAAATTAACCGAATCATTTCATATGAATcaaataattcatttaattaataaaaaatgtgtaTTTACCAAATGCTTagaaaattatgaaaatagATATTTTGTACTGAAAAAAGAAGagattttaaaaaaaaaaaaaaagcaaaaaaaaatgtctatattttcatatattgtatcaatcatattattttttacatatatcaTATCACTTATAAATAgttgtttatattatgtaatatgTACACCAAAATTGTTCagtgaatatatattttcaaaaaaaaaaattaatacatttatattaataaaacataaatttatatttcattcTGAATGGCATAATATATTCCGCAGCTTCatgaaaaataaacaaaacccatctgaatattataaatatagagaaattttattaattcgTATTATCAATTTAATAATCGATATTTTCTTGGGATTTCTGATATTTTTACTACTTTATTTTAATGTAATAAACCTACATTTTATATCAGAGAAGGctcaaatattttatggAACCAGTACTTTAAC tTCTATCTTGGGTACCTTGTTACAGAATCCATTAGgatttaaattaaataataattttacGTCTTTCATTGGTAGCATCCTTGTTTCGATATTAGACAAATG GGATTTATTTACAAATATCATCCCTGTGAACAATAGTACAGTTTTAAATTTTGTTGGATATACATCACTGCTGggtttttctttttttttgtctttTGTTATTGATTATTTGAGATTCGTAACAGCACAT GTTAccattatttatttttttttgaaaaaaatatgtaccctttttcataaaaatatatattccttaTACCTACTATTCAA tGGGAAAAAATGGAACATACTAAAACTAAGAGTTGATACAAATTACTATTCAAATGAAGAAGTACTTTTAG gaactatattatttaccattttaatttttttgtaccCTACCATTTTTGTTCTTGTTTTGGTTTTTGGTcttatatatcttataataaata GAATTATATACCTTTTGTGTGTTATGgagaaaataattttgtacacccctttctatattttctttattcaACCGAattgtaataaatatattagtAAGGGTTTCAAGTTTACAAAAT atgAAGTTGGG GAACATGAACTGTTAAAAAGATATCCGAATAACAGCTACTTGTTGCTAgaaaatattcattttttattttttgataaaataaaattgtttataaatattttcctttattttaaaaaccTCGAGTGA
- a CDS encoding trafficking protein particle complex subunit 6A, putative, whose translation MSESKISKTSLLLLFNEIVKINIELLRNKDIDLSSVSSSDNYYEDEENEKRLPFYDDEKEENDSREQINKNEKIDKNVKNEKKKLSEKDINNNINENINENINENINEKTSNNKINNNDIYSNGKNNLNSDIYMKIQNNERDLINMVSSKLKDIGKCIGMKLIERMLIYKNEFYDVKDILKFISKDIWYILFNKNSDKIQTQKKGVYIINENDIGFYLQHLLIDNETNQKNNFIHYFLILIIGIIKGILKRFKIKAYVTYELNYPQCSFQININDE comes from the exons ATGAGTGAAAGTAAAATTTCTAAAACTAGTTTGttacttttatttaatgaaattgttaagataaatatagaaTTATTACGAAATAAGGATATTGATTTAAGTAGTGTCAGCAGTAgtgataattattatgagGATGaggaaaatgaaaaaagacTACCTTtttatgatgatgaaaagGAAGAAAATGATTCAAGGGAACAAATTaacaaaaatgaaaaaatagataaaaatgtaaaaaatgaaaaaaaaaagttgAGTGAAAAggatattaataataatataaatgaaaatataaatgaaaatattaatgaaaacataaatgaaaaaacgagtaataataaaataaataataatgatatatatagtaatggaaaaaataatttgaatagtgatatatatatgaaaatacaAAACAATGAAAGAGATCTTATAAATATGGTATCAAGcaaattaaaagatatagGGAAATGTATAGGTATGAAATTAATAGAAAGgatgttaatatataaaaatgaattttaTGATGTTAAggatattttaaaatttatttcaaAAGATATTTggtatattttatttaataaaaattcagataaaatacaaacacaaaaaaaaggtgtctatataattaatgaaaatgatataGGTTTTTATTTACAGCATTTATTAATAGACAATGAAAcaaatcaaaaaaataattttattcattactttttaattttaattattgGTATTATTAAAGGCATATTAAAGAGGTTCAAAATTAAGGCATACGTGACATATGAGTTAAATTATCCCCAGT gttcctttcaaataaatataaatgacGAATAA
- a CDS encoding N-acetylglucosamine transferase (transcript variant 2; alternatively spliced), translating to MSGINYDVKLNECLSVFFPQNIATINPDTKYYLYGFSNDNIYIIVHITDKYIENFKLKKKHEKYSEWKNFRIVGELAFIENFNELNKNMCTTKNEDNNKVNYLYLIYYNNIPIFKKKSGNELNISALFILYDVKKYVYNMVHDHVNTLVLEAFRREDIIKKIKVKEKQNNNDTNKESNIEKDKNEQTKFTDIYDTNSKSDKDIQKNNMKNCDSNNKNSSLFIDPFESDSYEKNNFSNEKCAFQNIDKSKKDKEHIYSENITPSSSNNNNNNDNNNNENDCDKEQLDKYNKDKENKLKLNDKDEYISFNFIEDKLTESFHMNQIIHLINKKCVFTKCLENYENRYFVLKKEEILKKKKKQKKMSIFSYIVSIILFFTYIISLINSCLYYVICTPKLFSEYIFSKKKINTFILIKHKFIFHSEWHNIFRSFMKNKQNPSEYYKYREILLIRIINLIIDIFLGFLIFLLLYFNVINLHFISEKAQIFYGTSTLTSILGTLLQNPLGFKLNNNFTSFIGSILVSILDKWDLFTNIIPVNNSTVLNFVGYTSLLGFSFFLSFVIDYLRFVTAHWEKMEHTKTKS from the exons ATGAGTGGTATCAATTATGatgtaaaattaaatgaatgTTTAAGTGTATTTTTCCCTCAAAATATAGCAACAATTAATCCAgatacaaaatattatttatatggtTTTTCAAATgataacatatatattattgtcCACATTACAGATAAATAT ATAGAAAActttaaattaaaaaagaaacatgaaaaatattcagAATGGAAAAATTTCAGAATTGTAGGTGAACTTGCTTTTATTGAGAATTTCaatgaattaaataaaaatatgtgcACTACAAAAAATGAAGACAATAATAAAGTGAATTATCTCTATctcatttattataataatatacctatatttaaaaaaaaaagtggAAATGAACTAAACATAAGTGCgctatttattttatatgatgtAAAAAAGTATGTGTATAATATGGTCCATGATCACGTAAATACATTAGTCCTAGAAGCTTTTAGAAGAGAAgacataataaaaaaaataaaagtaaaagaaaaacaaaataataatgatacaaataaagaaagtaatattgaaaaagataaaaatgaacaaaCCAAATTTACAGATATATATGATACAAATAGTAAGAGTGACAAAGATATacaaaagaataatatgaaaaattgtgatagtaataataaaaatagtaGTTTATTTATTGATCCTTTTGAGAGTGATTCAtatgaaaagaataattttAGTAATGAAAAATGTGCTTTCCAAAATATCgataaatcaaaaaaagataaagaacatatatattctgAAAATATTACTCCtagtagtagtaataataataataataatgataataataataatgaaaatgattGTGATAAGGAACAAttagataaatataataaagataaagaaaataaattaaaattaaatgataaggatgaatatatttctttcaATTTTATTGAAGATAAATTAACCGAATCATTTCATATGAATcaaataattcatttaattaataaaaaatgtgtaTTTACCAAATGCTTagaaaattatgaaaatagATATTTTGTACTGAAAAAAGAAGagattttaaaaaaaaaaaaaaagcaaaaaaaaatgtctatattttcatatattgtatcaatcatattattttttacatatatcaTATCACTTATAAATAgttgtttatattatgtaatatgTACACCAAAATTGTTCagtgaatatatattttcaaaaaaaaaaattaatacatttatattaataaaacataaatttatatttcattcTGAATGGCATAATATATTCCGCAGCTTCatgaaaaataaacaaaacccatctgaatattataaatatagagaaattttattaattcgTATTATCAATTTAATAATCGATATTTTCTTGGGATTTCTGATATTTTTACTACTTTATTTTAATGTAATAAACCTACATTTTATATCAGAGAAGGctcaaatattttatggAACCAGTACTTTAAC tTCTATCTTGGGTACCTTGTTACAGAATCCATTAGgatttaaattaaataataattttacGTCTTTCATTGGTAGCATCCTTGTTTCGATATTAGACAAATG GGATTTATTTACAAATATCATCCCTGTGAACAATAGTACAGTTTTAAATTTTGTTGGATATACATCACTGCTGggtttttctttttttttgtctttTGTTATTGATTATTTGAGATTCGTAACAGCACAT tGGGAAAAAATGGAACATACTAAAACTAAGAGTTGA